In Oryza sativa Japonica Group chromosome 2, ASM3414082v1, the following are encoded in one genomic region:
- the LOC9269377 gene encoding probable alkaline/neutral invertase F, with protein sequence MVLYADPPPPIKPPEIKIKELANKSTYESSMMEQKTRLHAIERHRSCEVSQAILSEVENRHQHQTLEPIKSPISGCSPSVESTTDTNTVHRHTVADAAWEALKKSIVHFRGQPIGTVAAIDKSQGALNYDQVFMRDFVPSALAFLMKGEPTIVKNFLLETARLQLREKMVDLFKLGQGVMPASFKVHHCNSKHKTESLLADFGETAIGRVAPVDSGLWWIILLHAYTIWTRDNSLAESPECQRAMRLILKLCLSEGFDTSPALLCADGCSMIDRRMGIYGYPIDIQALFFMALRCAVTLLKEDHNDDFVYQISRRIKALSYHLHSYYWLDFQRLNEIYRYKTEEYSETALNKFNVIPESIPDWIFDFMPSRGGYFIGNVSPARMDFRWFCLGNFIAILSSLTTGEQAEAILDLVEERWEELIGEMPMKVCYPAMENQEWQIVTGCDPKNTRWSYHNGGSWPVLLWLLVAVSVKLGRPHIARRAVEVMEKRLVKDEFPEYYDGKAGRYVGKQARKFQTWSVAGYLVAKMLLDDPSNLRAVSLADDCHIRSAPVLKRSNSFP encoded by the exons ATGGTACTTTATGCTGATCCTCCTCCCCCAATAAAACCCCCTGAAATTAAAATCAAAGAACTAGCAAATAAGTCTACATATGAGTCCTCAATGATGGAGCAAAAGACAAGACTGCACGCCATTGAGCGCCACAGGTCGTGTGAAGTGAGTCAAGCAATCTTATCTGAGGTAGAAAATCGTCATCAACATCAAACCCTTGAGCCCATCAAAAGCCCAATATCTGGGTGTTCTCCTTCAGTAGAATCAACTACAGACACCAACACAGTACACAGGCATACGGTTGCAGATGCTGCTTGGGAGGCCCTAAAGAAATCAATAGTTCACTTCAGAGGCCAGCCAATTGGAACTGTTGCTGCAATAGACAAGTCTCAGGGAGCACTCAACTATGACCAG GTTTTCATGAGGGATTTTGTTCCTAGTGCATTGGCTTTCTTGATGAAAGGAGAACCAACAATAGTGAAGAATTTCCTGTTAGAAACTGCTCGCCTTCAGTTAAGAGAGAAGATGGTTGACCTCTTTAAGCTTGGTCAGGGTGTGATGCCAGCTAGTTTCAAGGTGCACCACTGCAACTCTAAGCACAAAACTGAAAGCCTGCTTGCTGATTTTGGTGAAACTGCCATCGGAAGAGTTGCTCCTGTGGACTCTGGCTTATGGTGGATTATTCTTCTTCATGCTTATACCATATGGACAAGGGACAATTCTCTGGCTGAAAGTCCTGAATGCCAAAGGGCAATGCGTCTTATTCTCAAATTGTGTCTCTCTGAAGGGTTTGATACATCTCCAGCTTTGCTTTGTGCTGATGGCTGTTCCATGATTGACCGAAGAATG GGTATATATGGCTATCCGATTGATATCCAGGCTCTGTTTTTCATGGCTCTGAGATGTGCCGTTACTTTGTTGAAAGAAGATCACAACGACGACTTTGTGTACCAAATATCAAGGAGAATCAAAGCTTTGAGCTACCATCTGCACAGTTACTACTGGCTTGACTTCCAGAGGCTGAATGAGATATACCGCTACAAGACAGAGGAGTACTCAGAGACAGCCTTGAACAAGTTCAACGTGATACCAGAATCAATCCCTGACTGGATATTCGACTTCATGCCCAGCCGCGGCGGGTACTTCATCGGCAACGTCAGCCCTGCGAGGATGGACTTCCGCTGGTTCTGCCTGGGCAACTTCATCGCGATCCTCTCCTCGCTGACAACCGGAGAACAGGCTGAAGCAATCCTGGACCTTGTGGAGGAGCGCTGGGAGGAGCTCATCGGAGAGATGCCCATGAAGGTGTGTTACCCCGCGATGGAGAACCAGGAGTGGCAGATCGTCACCGGGTGCGACCCCAAGAACACCAGATGGAGCTACCACAATGGAGGATCATGGCCAG TGTTGCTGTGGCTGCTGGTGGCGGTGAGCGTGAAGCTGGGGCGGCCACACATCGCGAGGCGGGCGGTGGAGGTGATGGAGAAGCGGCTGGTGAAGGACGAGTTCCCGGAGTACTACGACGGGAAGGCCGGGAGGTACGTGGGGAAGCAAGCGCGCAAGTTCCAGACGTGGTCCGTGGCCGGCTACCTGGTCGCCAAGATGCTCCTCGACGACCCCTCCAACCTCCGCGCCGTCTCCCTCGCCGACGACTGCCACATCCGCTCCGCCCCCGTCCTCAAGCGCAGCAACTCCTTCCCGTGA
- the LOC136355068 gene encoding protein MAIN-LIKE 1-like has translation MAYDTPALLNRGIDRNHRSFLSAVEGAQLGTFRPRTSREWLRVDPRHVPWLRAAGLLPLCRLVEAAADDRDPAKRWDADRSLLAALVDRWRPETHTFHLPCGEMAPTLQDVSYLLGLPLAGAPVGPVDGVFGWKEDITARFEQVMRLPHLGPANTLPPYSTVGPSKAWLLQFTADLLHPDADDYSVRRSLEAYLLWLFGWVMFTSTHGHAVDFRLVHYARSIADAQPQDVPQWS, from the exons atggcgtacgacacaccggcgctgttgaaccgtgggattgacaggaaccaccgctcgttcctgtcagcagtcgagggtgcacagctcggcaccttccgtccacgcacgtcgcgcgagtggttgcgtgtcgacccccgtcacgttccttg gttgcgtgcggcaggccttctaccactttgtaggcttgttgaggcggcggcggacgaccgtgacccagcgaagcggtgggatgcagaccggtcactccttgccgctcttgtagaccgctggagacctgagacgcacacgttccaccttccctgtggggagatggctccgacactgcaggacgtgtcgtacctgctcgggctaccgctggcgggagcaccagttggtcccgtggacggtgtttttgggtggaaggaggatatcactgcgcgcttcgagcaggtgatgcgccttccacacctaggaccggccaacacccttcctccgtactctacagtcgggcctagcaaggcttggttgctccagttcact gcggaccttctgcaccctgacgctgatgattactcggtccgacgctcccttgaggcgtacctgttgtggttgttcgggtgggtgatgttcactagcacccacgggcacgctgtggacttccggctggtccactacgcacggtccatcgcggatgctcagccacaggacgtgccgcagtggagctag
- the LOC136355069 gene encoding uncharacterized protein produces MQEKMRAVMRVFSCRSAVDVVPPAGPVQPRPRAPTVGAGPRPTAPVSHGPRLPSSAPSFGAVRPTAPVSHGPRLLSSAFAGTTGASASSAGAFATSSGAFASSSSHGASIPRPHGFAAGIFGTGASSSHAGRTGPTSQFYDDDLHGAHHHDVLGSSQLGGAPEAHTQEQAEVTPVQAGRVGRAVPPDRLTYSQGHIRAQGRRDRGKRPRQ; encoded by the exons atgcaggagaagatgcgtgcggtcatgcgcgtcttctcctgtcgcagcgccgtggacgtcgtacctccagctggtccggtacaaccacggcctcgcgcgcctaccgtcggagcaggacctcgacctacggcacctgtttcgcacg gacctcgtttgccttcgagcgcccctagcttcggagcagtgcgacctacagcaccggtttcgcacg gacctcgtctgctttcgagcgcgttcgcaggcacgaccggcgcttccgcgagctccgcaggggcgttcgccacctcttcgggcgcgttcgccagctcttcctctcacggagcgtcgatccctcgcccacacg gatttgcagccgggatcttcggtactggggcctcttcgtctcacgccggtaggactggtcctactagccagttctacgacgacgacttgcacggtgcacaccaccacgacgtactaggctcctctcagcttggaggagctccagaggcgcacactcaggagcaggcagaggtcacacctgtacaggcaggacgggttggccgtgccgtacccccggaccgactcacgtactcccaggggcacattagggcgcagggtaggagggacaggggtaagaggcctcgtcagtag
- the LOC4328151 gene encoding light-harvesting complex-like protein 3 isotype 2, chloroplastic yields the protein MAMATSTFSPPASQLSLTRRRLHPGPDLLTLSSPRLRAGLRLARAAAGEAPVETVEAPPSKPEAEPSPAASNGAAVKAEKPPAAAAAPPLPKFRDSRWVNGTWDLRQFEKGGAVDWDAVIDAEARRRKWLEDCPEATSPDEAVVFDTSIIPWWAWMKRFHLPEAEKLNGRAAMIGFFMAYFVDSLTGVGLVDQMGNFFCKTLLFVAVAGVLLVRKNEDIETVKKLIDETTFYDKQWQATWQDESPSQPKK from the exons ATGGCCATGGCGACCTCCACCTTCTCCCCCCCGGCCTCGCAGCTCTccctcacccgccgccgcctccacccggGCCCCGACCTCCTCACCCtctcctccccgcgcctccgcgccggcctccgcctcgcccgcgccgccgccggggaggccCCCGTGGAGACTGTCGAGGCGCCGCCGAGCAAGCCGGAGGCCGAGCCGTCCCCCGCTGCGTCCAACGGGGCCGCCGTCAAGGCCGagaagccgccggcggcggcggcggcgcccccgctGCCCAAGTTCCGGGACTCGAGGTGGGTCAACGGGACGTGGGACCTCAGGCAGTTCGAGAAGGGCGGCGCCGTCGACTGGGACGCCGTCATAGACGCCG AGGCCAGGAGAAGGAAATGGCTTGAAGATTGTCCAGAGGCAACTAGCCCTGACGAGGCCGTTGTCTTCGATACTTCAATCATACCGTGGTGGGCATGGATGAAGCGTTTCCATCTCCCTGAAGCCGAGAAGCTAAATG GCCGTGCTGCCATGATTGGCTTCTTCATGGCATACTTTGTTGATAGCTTGACCGGCGTGGGGCTTGTCGACCAGATGGGCAACTTCTTCTGCAAAACCCTACTGTTTGTTGCTGTGGCTGGTGTGCTGCTGGTCAGGAAAAACGAGGACATAGAGACAGTGAAGAAGCTCATCGATGAGACGACGTTCTACGACAAGCAATGGCAGGCAACCTGGCAAGATGAGTCCCCTTCTCAGCCCAAGAAATAG
- the LOC4328152 gene encoding general transcription and DNA repair factor IIH subunit TFB4 encodes MASSKLYSDDVSLAVVVVDTNPLFWATAALPFADFFAHLIHYVNSLLLLNHLNHVVVIAAGLSSCTYIFDSSDASASGAADVAATFAKASRKMDEFIAEDARATSSNGSVADGNAASLLSGALSLALCYIQRVFRSGTRHPQPRILCLQGSPDGPEQYVAVMNSIFSAQRSMVPIDSCIVGTQDSAFLQQASYITGGVYLKPQELNGLFQYLAAVFATDLHSRTFLRLPKTLGVDFRASCFCHKKTIDMGYVCSVCLSIFCKYHKKCSTCGSEFNRVMPDLNSVPDQRQ; translated from the exons ATGGCCTCCTCCAAGCTCTACTCCG ATGACGTcagcctcgccgtcgtcgtcgtcgacaccAACCCCTTGTTCtgggccaccgccgccctccccttcgCCGACTTCTTCGCCCAT CTGATCCACTACGTGAACTCGCTCTTGCTTCTGAACCACCTCAACCATGTGGTCGTCATCGCCGCGGGGCTTAGCTCTTGCACCTACATCTTCGACTCGAGCGATGCTAGTGCCTCTGGTGCTGCAGACGTCGCGGCCACCTTCGCAAAGGCGAGCCGCAAGATGGATGAGTTCATTGCAGAAGACGCCCGTGCCACTAGCAGCAATGGTTCCGTTGCTGATGGCAATGCAGCCTCTCTTCTCTCAGGCGCACTGTCCCTTGCTCTGTGCT ATATACAGAGGGTTTTTCGGTCTGGTACTCGACATCCACAACCTCGG ATTTTATGCCTGCAGGGTTCTCCAGATGGACCTGAACA ATATGTAGCGGTCATGAACTCAATATTTTCTGCTCAACGTTCCATG GTCCCAATCGATTCATGCATAGTAGGAACCCAAGACTCTGCTTTCTTGCAACAG GCTTCATATATAACAGGTGGAGTTTATTTGAAACCCCAAGAACTAAATGGTCTATTTCAATACCTTGCT GCTGTATTTGCAACTGATTTACACTCAAGAACCTTTCTGCGCCTCCCCAAGACTCTGGGAGTGGATTTCCGTGCTTC ATGTTTCTGCCATAAGAAGACTATTGACATGGGATATGTTTGTTCAGTTTGTTTATCGATATTCTGCAAGTATCATAAGAAGTGTTCGACCTGTGG GTCAGAATTCAACCGTGTCATGCCCGACTTAAATTCTGTACCTGATCAAAGGCAGTAG